In a single window of the Caproicibacterium sp. BJN0003 genome:
- the asnS gene encoding asparagine--tRNA ligase produces MERTEIRFFYQKAESYQDESVTVCGWVRTIRSNKHLGFIELNDGSCFKGIQIVFEEDKLSNFEEIAKTNVGAALRVIGKFKLTPQAKQPFEIHASQIFVEGISTPDYPLQKKRHSLEYLRTIAHLRPRTNTFSAAFRIRSAAAYGIHKFFQENGFVYVHTPLITGSDCEGAGEMFHVTALDLNNLPKTPEGNVDYHQDFFGKHTSLTVSGQLEAECMALAFGKVYTFGPTFRAENSNTTRHAAEFWMIEPEIAFADLKEDMDLAEAMMKSVIKYVMDTCPQDLEFFNRFVDTQLLDRLKNVITSDFVRISYKDAVDLLKKQNDQFEYAVSWGSDLQTEHERYLTEQIFKKPVFVTDYPKEIKAFYMRLNEDGKTVAASDLLVPGIGEIIGGSQREERLDLLLARMKELHMQESDYDWYLDLRRYGGAKHAGFGLGFERLIMYLTGIQNIRDVLPFPRTAGSAEF; encoded by the coding sequence ATGGAACGCACAGAAATTAGATTTTTCTATCAGAAAGCGGAATCATATCAGGATGAATCGGTTACTGTTTGCGGATGGGTTCGCACGATTCGAAGCAATAAGCATTTAGGATTTATTGAATTAAACGATGGAAGCTGTTTTAAAGGAATTCAAATCGTTTTTGAGGAAGACAAGCTTTCGAATTTTGAAGAGATTGCTAAGACAAACGTAGGAGCAGCGCTTCGGGTAATTGGAAAATTTAAGCTGACTCCACAGGCAAAGCAGCCCTTTGAGATTCATGCGTCTCAAATCTTTGTTGAAGGAATTTCTACGCCCGATTATCCGTTACAGAAAAAGCGTCATAGTCTGGAATATCTGCGTACAATTGCACATTTGCGCCCGAGGACGAATACTTTTTCTGCAGCATTTCGGATACGTTCTGCAGCAGCTTATGGAATTCATAAATTCTTTCAGGAAAACGGTTTTGTCTATGTGCATACGCCTTTGATTACGGGCAGCGATTGTGAGGGAGCCGGCGAAATGTTTCATGTAACGGCTCTTGATCTTAACAATCTTCCTAAAACGCCGGAAGGGAATGTTGATTACCATCAGGACTTTTTTGGGAAGCACACTTCTTTGACTGTATCCGGCCAGTTGGAAGCGGAATGTATGGCATTGGCTTTTGGAAAGGTTTACACATTTGGTCCAACTTTTCGTGCTGAAAATTCTAATACAACGCGCCACGCGGCAGAGTTTTGGATGATTGAACCGGAAATTGCTTTTGCAGATTTAAAAGAGGATATGGATTTGGCAGAAGCAATGATGAAATCAGTTATTAAATATGTGATGGACACTTGCCCGCAAGATTTGGAATTCTTTAATCGGTTTGTGGACACACAGCTTTTAGATCGTCTAAAAAATGTAATTACGTCTGACTTTGTGAGAATTTCCTATAAAGACGCAGTTGATCTTCTGAAAAAGCAAAATGATCAGTTTGAATATGCGGTTTCTTGGGGAAGCGATCTGCAGACGGAACATGAGCGCTATCTGACAGAGCAAATTTTTAAAAAGCCGGTTTTTGTAACTGACTATCCAAAAGAAATCAAAGCTTTTTATATGCGACTCAATGAAGATGGAAAAACAGTTGCAGCTTCTGATTTGTTGGTGCCTGGAATTGGAGAAATTATAGGGGGAAGTCAGAGAGAAGAGCGTCTGGATCTTTTGTTGGCGCGGATGAAAGAGCTGCATATGCAGGAATCGGATTATGATTGGTATCTGGATTTAAGACGCTATGGCGGAGCAAAGCACGCCGGATTCGGGCTTGGATTTGAGCGGCTGATCATGTATCTTACAGGAATTCAGAATATTCGTGATGTACTTCCTTTTCCAAGAACGGCAGGATCTGCTGAATTTTAA
- a CDS encoding aminotransferase class I/II-fold pyridoxal phosphate-dependent enzyme gives MEFQSMSKQELSELYNNLMAKYQNYQDQHLNLNMARGKPSTAQLDLSMEMLDLLNSKSNMKASSGEDCRNYGVADGLPEMRNLFANLLGMDDHNIIVGGNSSLNMMFDAISCCMTHGFQGCKPWSQQGHLKFLCPSPGYDRHFAITEYFGFELISIPMLSTGPDMDEVEKWVSNDPTVKGIWCVPKYSNPTGITYSDETVRRFAALKPAADDFHIFWDNAYCVHDLTDTPDHLLNLWLECRKLNSVDLPIFFASTSKITFPGAGVAAIAASEKNLEVFRKHFSYQTIGPDKLNQLRHIAFLKDIDHVKLHMKKHRAILQPKFEAVEAAFDKELTGKGIADWTHPNGGYFISLDVMEGCAKEVVSLCKKAGVILTNAGATFPYGKDPKDTNIRVAPSFPPIEELKTAADLLCLCVQIAACKKLLKSK, from the coding sequence ATGGAATTTCAGTCAATGTCTAAGCAAGAGTTATCAGAGCTTTATAACAACCTGATGGCAAAATATCAGAATTATCAAGATCAGCATTTGAATTTAAATATGGCACGCGGAAAGCCCAGCACTGCGCAGCTGGATCTTTCTATGGAGATGCTGGATCTACTGAATTCCAAATCAAATATGAAAGCTTCCAGCGGAGAGGATTGCCGCAATTACGGCGTTGCAGACGGTTTGCCCGAAATGAGAAACCTCTTTGCCAATTTGCTTGGAATGGATGATCATAATATTATTGTCGGGGGAAACTCCAGCTTAAACATGATGTTTGATGCGATTTCCTGCTGTATGACACATGGATTTCAAGGCTGCAAGCCGTGGAGTCAACAGGGACATTTAAAGTTTTTGTGCCCGTCACCAGGATATGACCGTCATTTTGCAATTACAGAGTATTTTGGCTTTGAATTAATTTCAATTCCAATGCTTTCTACTGGTCCTGATATGGATGAAGTGGAAAAATGGGTATCGAATGATCCGACAGTCAAAGGAATTTGGTGCGTTCCGAAATATTCGAATCCAACCGGCATTACTTATAGTGATGAAACAGTGCGCCGCTTTGCTGCACTAAAACCTGCGGCTGATGATTTCCATATTTTCTGGGATAATGCTTATTGCGTACATGATCTTACGGATACGCCCGATCATTTGCTCAATCTTTGGCTTGAGTGCCGCAAATTGAATAGTGTTGATTTGCCTATCTTTTTTGCGTCTACGAGTAAGATTACTTTCCCGGGTGCAGGTGTAGCGGCAATCGCTGCCAGTGAAAAAAATCTGGAAGTCTTTAGAAAACATTTTTCTTATCAGACGATCGGTCCTGATAAGCTGAATCAACTGCGTCATATTGCTTTCTTAAAGGATATTGACCATGTAAAATTACATATGAAAAAGCATCGTGCGATTCTGCAGCCCAAATTTGAAGCAGTCGAGGCTGCTTTCGATAAAGAACTCACTGGAAAAGGAATTGCAGATTGGACTCATCCTAATGGAGGTTATTTTATCAGTCTTGATGTAATGGAAGGCTGTGCAAAAGAAGTTGTTTCTCTTTGCAAAAAAGCTGGAGTGATCTTGACAAATGCAGGAGCGACCTTCCCATATGGTAAAGATCCCAAGGATACCAATATTAGAGTGGCTCCATCATTCCCACCGATTGAGGAACTAAAGACCGCTGCAGATTTGTTGTGCCTCTGCGTACAAATTGCAGCTTGTAAAAAGCTATTAAAATCCAAATAA